The nucleotide sequence ATCTGCCCCCGGGATCTCGACCAGGTGGAACCGTAGTCCCCGACCGCCGTCCGTGGTGGCGTCGCTCTCGACGTCGTTGCCCTTGTGGTCCGGACTCCCGCTGCCGTTCCGACGATGTAGGGGCTCGCCGAACGGGACGGCCCGGTGCGGCTGGTGGCGACACCGGACGGCGCTGCGCTCGCGGGTGACGAGCCGGTGGCCAGCGCGCCCAGGATTCTGCGGTGATGCACGCGACCACCCGCGGGTGTCGTGGCAACGGATCCTCAGCGCCGCTCATGCGGCGACTGAATCTTGGGCGAACAAGGGACCGAACGTGACCGCTGCCATGGCGCCGTCGCTGATGACTCACAACACTCGAAGGTGAATCCGTCCATCCAGATCAGGAGGCCCATCCATGAGCACCCCAACACCCCGTCGCCATCGCTTCATGCGCTGGCTGCGCTGGGGATACGACGGCCCGCGACCGCGAGAACGCCTGGTCATCCTGCACCTGCTCGATCCCACGCCGACTGATCGCGAGGTGCGCTCGGTCGCGCGACAAGCCGTGCAGCGAGCCGAGGCCGCCGGACTCGATGTGGTCACCGAGTACGACGTCCGCGCCCTGGTCTTCGAGCGCACCGCTGGTCCGGTGACCGATGAGGCCGTGGTTCGGGTGGCATCCGAACTGGCCCGCCGAGGCTGGCGACTGCGGCCCACGGTGCCGGTGACCGAGGTGGACGACATGGTCATCGAGACGGACGTCGAGCCGCCCGGGACGCCGGGCGAGCAGTGGCGGCGGACCCTGCACGGCTGATGTCAGACTCGAGGAGAGCGGGTGCCGACATGACCATCACCCTCCAGGACATGAAGCCCGTGACGTCAACCGGCACCAGCGGCGCGCCGACGGCGCGAGGCGTTCGGTGGGGCTGGCGTCTGTCGCCGGCCACCGACCGCATCGAGGTCGACGACATCGTCGTCGAGGACGAGGATGACGCCGACCCCTTCCACTGGAAGGGCACTCTGCACCACTGAGCCTCGATCCGGGGCGACGCGTGGGCGTCCTCGGATCAGTCGTCGGATCAGTCGTCGGCCACCACCGGCATCTCGCCGGTGTCCACCCCGACCACGGCGCTCTCGTCGGGTTTGAGTGGCAGGACGCCCCCGATGTAGCTGTTCACGGCCTCCTGCAGACCGACGTCATGGCCACGGCGTTCGGACAGATACCACCGGTGTTCGAGTACCTCGTGGTAGAGCTCGGCGGGCTCGAGCTTGCTGGCCAGCGTCCGGGGCACCGCCCGCACCACCAATTCGAAGCATCGGGTCAGCCACTCATGGGCCAGGATCTCCTCATCGCCGCCCTGCTGGCCTGTCGAGGCGATGTAGGTGTCCATGTCGTTCAGCAGGCGACGGGCCTGGTTCTCGCCGACGTCCAGGCCGGTCAGGCGGAGCAGCCGACGGGAGTGGTGACCGGCGTCCACCACCTTCGGCTCGATCAGCACCGAGGTGCCCGTGATGTCGGTGCTCAGGGTGAGCTCGCCGACGTCGAAGCCCAACTCGTTCAACCGCCGGATCCGGGCGTCGACCCGCCACCGCTCGCCGGCCTCGAACGACTCCGGTCGGGTCAGCTCGGCCCACAGCGAGGTGTACCGCGAGGTGATCACCTCGATGATGCCGACCGCGTCGAAGGCCTCGTCGAGCAGTCTGCCGGCCTGCAGATCCATCAACTCACCGGCGATGTTCATGCCTGCCAGTTCGACGTCGTACTCGCGTTGGCCGCGGGACAGCTCGTCGTGCAGATCGCCGGTCTCGGCGTCCACCAGATATGCCGCGAAGGCACCGGCGTCACGCCGGAACAGGGTGTTCGACAACGACACGTCGCCCCAGTAGAAGCCGGCCAGGTGCAGTCGAACCAGCAGGACCGCGAGCGCATCCACCAACCGGGTCGCCGTGTCCTCGCGCAACGCCTGGGAGAACAGGGCGCGGTAGGGCAGCGAGAACTGCAGGTGCCGAGTGATCAGCGCCGACTCCAGCGGTTCACCCGAGGCATCACGCCGCCCGCTCACCACCCCGACCGGCTCGACAGCCGGCAGCCCGAGCCGACGCAGCATGCGCAGCAGGCTGTACTCCCGGGAGGCCAGCTGGGTGTTGATCTCCTTGATGGCGATCACCGAACCGGACAACCGCACGAATCGGACGACGTGGCGGGAGATGCCGCGGGGAAGCGCGGCGAGCAGGTCGTCGGGCCAGTCCTCGAGGGCCAGGTGCCACGGCAGGTCGAGCAGGGCCGGGTCGGACACGGCCGTGATGTGCAGGCTCGCGGGCGCCGCACCGGGAGGCGTGGTCATCACGCTCCATTGTGCCCGCTTTGCAAACGATTTCACAGCGTGGCACGTGGGTCGGTGGACCTGCGCATCCGACCTGTCTAGGTTGTCCCGTGTGAACGAGGCAGTGATCGCGTCCCTGGAGCGGGCCGTGGCGGCATCTCCCCAGGACCTGGTGCTGCGGCTGCACCTGGCCGAGCAGCTGGTGCTGGCCGGTCGAGGGCAGGACGCCGTCGGGCACTGCGCCGCCGTGCTGGCCGCGGACCCGACCCATGCCGGCGCCCGATCGGTCATGGCGCGAGCGCTCGGGGGCGGTCCGGACGCCGCGCCCCAGCCGCCACCGCTGCCCGCGGCCTCATCGGCATCGGACCCGGCGCCCCCGGCCGAGCCGCCCGGCTCCGAGCCGACCGGCGGCCCGGTGAGCTTCGACTGGGCTCAGGCCGAATCGCAGGTCGGAGACCTGGCCCCGCCGATGTTCGTCGACGAGACGGGCGCGCCCCCGCCGGACCAGAACGCCTGGGACGTCGAACGCTCCACGGTCACTCTCGCCGATGTCGGCGGCATGCAGGACGTCAAGGAACGGCTGGAACTGTCGTTCCTCGCCCCACTGCGCAACCCCGAGATCCGCCGGATGTTCACCAAGAGCCTGCGCGGCGGCTTGTTGCTCTATGGCCCGCCCGGTTGCGGCAAGACCTTCATCGCCCGGGCGCTCGCGGGCGAGATGGGGGCGGCCTTCATCTCGGTCGGCCTGTCCGACATCCTCGACATGTGGATCGGCACCAGCGAGCGCAATGTGCACGAGCTGTTCCAGCTGGCGCGGTCCAAGGCGCCCGTGGTGCTGTTCCTCGACGAGATCGATGCGTTGGGCCAGAAGCGGAGTCAGACCCGCAACTCCGCGATGCGGGGCACCGTGAACCAGTTGCTCAGCGAGCTGGACGGCGTCGACTCGGCCAACGAGGGCGTGTTCGTCCTGGCGGCCACGAACCAGCCGTGGGACGTCGATCCGGCGCTGCGTCGTCCGGGGCGGTTCGACCGGACGCTGCTGGTGCTGCCGCCCGATTCCCTTGCGCGGGAGGCGATCTTGCGTTCGGAGCTGGCGCGCCGTCCGGTCGAGGGGATCGAGCTGAAGCGGATCGTGGCCCGCAGCGAGGGCTACTCCGGCGCCGATCTGGTGCACCTGGTGGAGTCGGCGGCCGAGTTCGCGATGATGGACGCCATCCGGTCAGGGCAGGTTCGCATGATCCAGATGCGTGACCTGGAGCGGGCCGGCGACCAGATCCGGCCCTCGACCGGCCCGTGGTTCGACCTGGCCCGCAACGTGGTCACCTTCGCCGACGCCGACGGCAGCTATGCCGATCTGCGGGCCTACATGAAGAAGACCAGGCGATTGTGAGCTACCACGCTCGGGGGTGTTGATCCGAGACCTGACGTCGGGAGGTGACGGTGTCCCTCATCGCCGTCACGGCGTCCAGGCGCCTGTGCCAGTGCGCCGCTGCGCCGTGGAGGTGAGCCGCGACCGCGAACTCGTGACCTCGTGCGGACGCCGGGGAGGTTTCGGCCGTATCTCGCAGCAGCTCGCCGAGGGCACGCTCGAGCTTGGAGGTGGCCCGAGCCGCCATCGCGCCGGAGGCAACCACGACGTCACGGAGCTGGTGGAGCAGGCGGCGGTCCCCGGCCACCAGCTCGACCTCGAGTTCGCGCCAGACCGAGTCCGGCAGGACCGGGGGCTGCACGAGGATCGTCGATCGCACCTCGTCCACGGCGATCTCGGCCAGCGTCTGCTGGTCGGCGTCCAGGACGGGATACACGATCCGGTGCGTTCTCAGCCGTGCCACGGGCCGCAGTTCGATGCCTGTGACATAGGCGCCGAGGCGTTCGGCGAGGACGGCTGGCACCTGCCGGCTGCCGTCGGCGGGCTCCGGTAGGGCCGGCAGCCGGACCTCGATCCGTTCTCCCGCAGCGCGGGGGAGTTTCAGGTGCCAGCCGGCGTCCGAGCCTCCGCTGCGCCGACGCAGGGTGATCCCGCGCCGAGCCAGGGCCAGGTGATCGGTGTCGAAGTACAGTGCGTCGAGCTGCTGTTCCCGAGGGTCACTCATCATGACCGCCGGGGAGATCCCCGAGAGGTCGGGGAGGGTGTAGAGCTCCGGTAGCTCGAACTTCAGCTCGATCTCGGTGGCGATCGTCGGTGTCGCCTCACGGCCGTCGGGCCTGGGGGTGTTCATACCCGACGTTCTACGGTGCCTGCGGCAACCGCCGGTGCTGCGCTGGTGAACGCCTACCCCTGAGCAGGCGAAACTTCGACGGTGGACGCCGGGAGTCGCCGAAGGTGGCATCGACGTCCTGGTGTTCTTCTGGGACCCGCTGGAGCCGCAGCCTCACGATCCGGACGTCAAGGCGCTGTTGCGCATCGCTGCGGTCTGGAACATCCCGGTCGCGTGCAACACCGCGACTGCCGACATGATCATCACCTCGCCGCTGCTCACCGATGGATACCGGCCGACCCGCCCGGAATTCCCGCTCCGCGACCCGATCGAGGGGAATCGACAGCGGCAGGAGGTGGGCTGACCACGGGGTCGTATCCTGACCGACGTGCTGGCATCGACGAGGACCACGTACCGGTGACCGCCGATTCGGGGGCAGGCTCGCCGGGGGCTTCGGTGCCGGCCGGTGGTGGTGATGCGCTCGGCCTGAACCGGATCGAGCTGTTGCTGGACGCCCACCGGCCGGACGAGGCGCTGCGGGTTCTGGGGCCGCGGCTCGCGCAGGCCCCTCACGACGTGCAGCTGCTGACCCTGCTCGGACGGATCCAGGCCCAACGCCAGGACCACGAGGCGATGCTGCAGGTGGCCAATGCACTGGTCGCGGTGCACCCCGACGGGTTCTTCGGGCACTTGCTGGCCTCGGAGGCCCTGTTCGCGCTGAAGCAGTACCACTCGGCCCTGCACGCCGCACAGCGTGCCGTTCAGCAGGCGCCCGAGCTGGACGTCTGTCATCGGATGGTGGCCTGGACGGCGAGCGAGGTGCCGGGGTCGCAGGCCGTGGCCTGGGCGGCGGCTCGTCACGCCGTGGCCCTCGATCCGTTGGACGCCGACAACCACACCTGCATGGGCACGATCGCCATGGAACAGGGTGATCACCAGGTGGCCGAGCGGGCCTTCGCCGAAGCGTTGCGGCTGAATCCCGGTGACGCGAACGCCCGCCACAACCTGGGCGTGATGCGCAGCCGGCAGGGGCGGCTCGCCGACGCGGCCGAGGACCTGCTCGCCAGCGCAGCCCTCGACCCGCACCACGACCTCTTGACGCGCAATCTCACCGCGGTGGTGCACCAGTGGATGCGCCGCACTCACTACGGACTGGTCGGATTGTGGCTGGTGATGTTGATCGTCACGTTGTCCTCCCCGCGGGGGTGGGACCCGTGGGCCCGGCTCGGCGTTCTGGTGCTGTCCCTGGCGGTGGGGGTGTGGTGGACCCGGCTCACGCTGCAGCGTCTCGGCGCCGGGGCGCGTGGGGTGATCTGGCGCGTGGTGCACCGTGGGGCGACCGCGCTGCGGTTCTGGTTGATGGCGGCCGTCGTGGTGATGTTGGTCATCGGCGGCGTGGTGCCGGACCCGACGCTCAGCCTGATCGTCCTACGGCTGACCCAGTATGTGATCATGATCAGTGTCGCGGTGAGCTGGACGGCCCTGGCCCGACGGCGTCGCTCCTGACCCCGGACCCCGGGATCGACCCGGTGTCACCGGCGGTGATGTTCTGCCAGGAGAACCGACCGAACGGGTGACGCTGGGCCGTCGATTGGCCTCGGCTCCGGCGGCGCTGGACACTGTGTGTCATGTCGACCTCGCGTCCCTCCACGCGCCGTCGCTCCTTCCCGGTGACCGTCACACAATTGCCTGTCGTGCGATGTGCCGAGTGCGGCCGAACCATGGCCCACCGGACCGGGGAGGCGAGCGCGGTGCTCACCGCCCACTACGAGCAGGTTCACCTCGAGGCCATCGATCGCTGAACCCGCCGCTGCTGCCCCGCACGCCCGGGGTGGTCGGGGTGGTCGGTGGCGCCGCGTCTCAAGCCCCGGACCTCGCGCGTCGACCCTCGAAGTGTGGCGCAGTCGTACCCCAGGGCCAGGGACGTCGCGGCAGGGCCGACCTCGGCCACCGACATCGACGAGTCACTGCTGCACGAGCAGCTGACCCTCGAACGAACCCGGCTGTTCATGACGGGTCAACGCATCGGGGCGCTGTCGGCCGTGCTGACGCCGGCGTACCTGGCCTGGCTGGTGTCGCCGGAGGTGCCGTCGCGCCAGCTGGCCCTCTGGTTGATCTGCGTCGCGCTGGCCGCGGTGATCTCCGGTGGTCACGCCTGGGCCTACCTGGCCACGCCCCGTTCGTTGCCCAGTGTGCACAGCTGGTTGCGACGCCAGGTGCTGTTCCAGGTGGTGATCGGGACGTTGTGGGGCAGCAGCGCCCGGTGGATCACCGTCTCGCCGCAGGTCTTCGTCGACGTGTCGATCGTGACGGCCTTTGCGTTCTCGATCGGCGTCATCGGCCGGCTGCACTATCGCTCGGCCGTGGTGTTGTTCACGGTCAGTCTGTGGCTGCCGCCGCTGGTGATCCTGATGCGCGACGGCGGTACCGAGGGGCGGCAGCTGGCGTTCGGCCTGCTGCTGCTGGCCATCGCCCTGGTCGCCGTCCTGGGCGAGGCCTCACGGCAGTTGGTCGGCGGCCTGGAGGATCGACTGCGCGCCGCGGCGCTCGCGGAACGCAATCACGTCCTGGCTACGCGGGACGGCCTCACCGGCTTGTTCAACCGTCGCGAGGGCATGCGTCGGCTCGCCGACCGGGCCGACTCCGGGCGGGCCCCGGACGGCGCCGAGGAAGCTGCCGGCGTCGTCCTGCTGATCGACATCGATCACTTCAAGCAGATCAACGACACCTACGGCCACCCCGTGGGGGACGTCGTGCTGCATGCCGTGGCGGGTCGGTTGCAGCGTGCCATCCGCGCCGAGGATCACCTCGCCCGGGTGGGCGGCGAGGAGTTCCTGGCAATCGTGGGTGAGGTCGACACCGGCCGGGTGGTGGCCGAGCGCATGCGGCGAGCCGTCGGCTCGGAGCCGATACGGGTGGGTCCGCATCAGGTGCACGTCACCGTGTCCCTGGGCTTGACCCGGCTACGGCACGGCGAGGACATCGAGGCGGTCTACGCCCGGGCCGATGTCGGCCTGTACCGGGCCAAGAGCGAGGGACGCGACCGGGTCATCGAGATGGATGCCCCACCACAGGGCGTCGCCACAGGCGAGTGAGGTCGCGGGTCGACGATCGGGAAAGGCCCCGTGGGATCGGATCCCACGGGGCCTTCGCCACGAACAGTCCGGCACACCGGCACCAGGTCAGGCGCGCAACCGCTCGCCGGTCTGAACGTCGAACAGGTGCACGTGGTCGGGTGTCGGGGCGAAGTGCACCGTCTCACCCTTCATGGGGGGACGACGTCCGTCGGTGCGGGCGATGACCTGCAGGTCATCGGCGCCGATGGCGTGACCGTAGATGTAGGCGTCGGCGCCGAGCTCCTCGACGACGTCGACCTGCACCGCCAGGCCGTGCTCGGCGATGGTCAGGTCCTCCGGGCGCATGCCCATGGTGACCTTGTTGCCGGTGGCCTTCGACAGCACCGCGCGCTCCACCGGGAAGACGGTGTCGCCCAGCTTGACCCCGCCGTCCGTGGTGCCCAGCTCGAGCAGGTTCATCGCGGGCGAGCCGATGAAGCCGGCGACGAAGACGTTGCCCGGGCGGTCGTACAGCTCGCGGGGGGTGCCGACCTGCTGCAGGAGACCGTCCTTGAGCACGCAGATGCGGTCGCCCATGGTCATGGCCTCGGTCTGGTCGTGGGTGACGTAGACCGTGGTGACGCCCAGCTGGCGCTGCAGCGAGGCGATCTGGGTGCGGGTCTGCACGCGCAGCTTGGCGTCGAGGTTCGACAACGGCTCGTCCATGAGGAACACCTGCGGCTTGCGGACGATCGCCCGGCCCATCGCCACGCGCTGCCGCTGGCCACCGGAGAGGGCCTTCGGCTTGCGCTCGAGGTAGGGGGTCAGGTCGAGGATGCGGGCGGCCTCTTCGACCCGGGTGCGGATCTGGTCCTTCGGGACGCCGGCGATCTTCAGGGCGAAGCCCATGTTGTCGGCGACGGTCATGTGCGGGTAGAGCGCGTAGCTCTGGAACACCATCGCGATGTCGCGGTCCTTCGGCGGCACCTGGGTGACATCACGGTCACCGATCAGGATCCGGCCCGAGTTGACGTCCTCCAGGCCGGCGAGCATGCGCAGAGCGGTGGACTTGCCACAGCCGGAGGGGCCGACGACGACGAGGAACTCCTCGTTGGCGATCTCGAGGTCGAGCGCGTCGACCGAGGGCTTGGTGGCGCCGGGGTAGACCCGGGTGGCGTTGTCGAACGTGACGGATGCCATGACAGATGAATCCCTTCACCGGCAGGTACGTGCCGGACGATCCGAGTGAGAGGGGTGGGTGCAGTGTTCCTCGCGAGGTTCACGAGGAACCCTGAGGATCACTGCGGTGACAGCTGGTACACGTGCGCGGCGACTCCGCCGCCAGAAGCGCTCGGCAGCGTCACCGTGTGCTCATCCTCACAGGCCGCGTCGGCTCCTGCAAGGGTTTGCAGCCGATCACCCGAGACCAGTCCCAGCCCGGCGCGGGGGAGGTGCACCGGGCGCGGGCTCCGGCGCCCGCTCGCGCTGCCCTGACCACGGTCGACATGCACCAGCACCCGCTGATCGGGGTGCTCGCGCAGGAAGGTGACGCTGTCGTCGTCGGCTCGGACCCAGCGCAACCCACCACGACGCAGCGCCACGTTCTCGCGCCGCAGCCGCAGCCAGAATCGGTAGGCGTCCAGCGTCGGGGCGTCCGTTCGATCGGGACGGTCCCACGGCATGGGGGTGCGGCTGTGTTCGCCGGTCAGCCCCGTCAGGCCGAACTCATCGCCCGCAAAGACCATCGGGACGCCGGGCAGCGTCGCCTGCAGCGCCAGGCCCACCAGGTGACGCTCTCGACCGGCGGCCGAGCCGGTCGGTGCCCCGGTTCGCTCGCCGCCGACCACGGTGCGGAACCGCGCCGTGTCGTGACTGTCGAGCGAGTTCACCGAACGGGTCAGTGCCGCCCACGGCATCCCCGACACGAAGGCACGCATCGTGGCCACCATCGCCCGCCCCGACAGCGACGGCACCTCCAACGGCATGCCCAGCCAGCCGATGCCGTGGCCCGGCACGGTCAGCCACGACCACAGCGGGCGGGTGAAGGTGGAGTAGTTCATCGTGCCGTGCCAGCCGCGGGCGGCCAGGTCGCCGCCCGCGTCGTGCCCGTGTTCGGCCAGTAGCCAACGCTGCCGGCCGTCGTCGGCGTCCACCGCGGCCATCGCCGCCCGGACCGCCCGGGCCACCTCGTGAGCCCGGTCGTCGACTCCGAGCCGTCCGGTCATGTTGGCCACGTCGATCCGCCAGCCATCCAGGTCGACGGGCGGGCGCAACCAGCGCGCCACCACCGAGTCCGGATCCGTGATCAACCGACGGCGCAGTTCGGGCGAGGCGTGGTCGAGCTTGGGCAGGCTGGGCACGGTCAGCCACGAGGCATAGCCGTGTGGGTGCTCGGTGAACCGGTAGAACCCCGCCTCGACCGAGCCGGCGTCGGCCTGGGCCGCGGTGAACCACTCGTGGCCCGAGCCGGTGTGGTTGGTGGTCAGATCGCCCAGTACCCGCAGTCCGCGGGCGTGTGCGGCGGCGATCAGGGCTCTCAGGGCCGCCTCGCCGCCCAACAGGGGATCGACCCGGTCGAAGGTCGTCGCGTCGTAGCGATGAGTGGAGCCGGCCTGGAAGAACGGGGTCAGGCTGAGCACGTCCGCGCCGAGGCTGCTGATGTGGTCGAGGTGCTCGGCCAGTCCCCACAGGTCACCCCCGTAGAACTGACGGCCGGTGAGCGGGCCGTGGTGGGCCACCGGTTCGTCCCAGCCGACCGGCACCGCCCACTCGGGCAGGCCCGGACGGCGCGCCGCGGCGTCCGGCCCGTCGGCGAGGGATGCCGACGACCGGGCGAATCGGTCCGGGAACACCTGGTACACCACGGAATCCGCGGCCCACGACGGACCCGGGGTCTCGGCCACCAGCCGGAAGTCCTCGGCGTCGGTGACGTCGTGGCCGTGCCTGCCGGAGCCGTTGAGCCAGGCGTAGGACCCGTCGGCGCCGTCCAGCAGGAACCGGTAGGAGGCCACGGGGTTGCGCACGGCCACCTCGGCACTCCACCAGGTACCGGTGTCGTCCTCGCGATCGATACGGGCCGGGGTCACCAGCGGCTCGGCGTCGCACAGCACCCGCAGCACCACCTGGCGGGCTCGGTGCGCGTGCGGCACCCAGACCCGCACCGGCACCGCGTCGCCGAGCCTCGGCGTCGATGCGTCGGCACCACCGAGCGATGGATCGTGATGAGGCTCGTCCAGCCAGTGCTCCACGGTGATGCCTCCCGGTGACGAGCTCAGGCGGACGCCGACGGCTCGGCCGGTTCCGTGGGGGGCGGGGACGCGGAGCCTGCGGGAGTGGGTGGCACATCGGGTGTGGCCTTCGCCGCGAGGCTGCGACGCACCGCGCGGGTGACCACGACCACCAGCAAGGCCGCGCCGGCGGCGGGCAGCAGCACGGTCGCCCAGGCCTCACCGGCGAGTGCCGCGAGGGCGGCCTCCCAGGCCGCCCAGCCGATCGTGGAGTAGATCGCCGCCCAGGCCAGGGCGCCGGGGATCTGCGCCAGCGTGAACACCCGCCAGCGCAGGCGCACCACGCCGGCGGCGGCGAAGATCAGGGTCTGCAGACCGATGGTCAGATACGCCAACGGGATGGCGGCCACTCCCCAGCGCCGTGTCGCGGCCACACCCCGGGCCACCCCCGGGCCGCTGGCCCATTTCGCCAGGGCCGGACGCCGTCCCGCCTGCCCCGACATCCAGGCCGCCAGGGCATAGGTCGCCTGACCTCGGGCCATGGACACCGCGAACAGAAAACCGAAGACCAGCCCGATCGGTCGGTCGCGCAGGTACTCGGGCAGGGTCGACTCCTCGCCTTCGCAGGGCAGCAATGGTGCTGGGTGGGCAGTTCGACTGTACGACGAGTGGCCCCGATCGGACTGGCGTCCCCCGCCGCAGCAGGCCAAACTCGGGTGAGTGGGGGGTTTCGTCGGTTCTCAGGGGCCGATACCGTCGAATACCGTCGACGTCCCGGGCTCGAGTGACGAGGCCGGGAACGATCACCAGGCGCATGCGCCGTTCGTGGAGGTGTGAAGGATGCGGATCACCGACGTTCTCCGGGGCAAGGGTGGCGACGTCGCCACCATCGGCCCCGACCAGACGGTCCAGGCGCTGCTCGACGCCCTCGCCGAACACCGAGTGGGCGCCCTCGTGGTCTCCGAGGACGGCAGCACCGTCGCGGGCATCGTCAGCGAGCGCGACGTGGTGCGCCACCTGCAGGCCCGCGGCGCGAGCCTGCTCGCCCAGCCGGTGCGATCGATCATGACCTCCGAGGTGCACACGTGTGCCCCGGACACCTATGTCCGCGACCTCATGGTGCTCATGACCGAACGTCGCGTGCGTCACGTTCCGGTGGTGACCGATGGCCGGATGACCGGCATCGTCAGCATCGGGGACGTGGTCAAGCACCGCATGGGTGAGTTGCAGTCCGAGCGCGATCACCTGACGGCCTACATCCAGAGCTGACGGCTGCCCGGGGTCCGACGGGTAGGACACATGCGCGAACCCTCCGGGAGTCGTCAGCGGCACTGGTTCGTTGTGCCGGCGTGAACGTGGTGGATGCGCGGGGTCCCGGGGCGCTGACGGTCGGCCCGTACCGGCTGATCGGAACCCTCGGTGAGGGCGGCATGGGGGTGGTGCACCTCGCTCTCGACCCGGGCGGGCGGGCTGTGGCGGTCAAGGTGCTTCGACCGCAGGTGGCGGCCGACGCGGTGGCCCGCCGCCGGCTGGGGCGCGAGGTGGCCACCTTGCAGCGCGTGCGGCACCCGCACGTGGCCGAAGTGCTCGACAGCGACCTCTTCGGCCCGGTGCCGTACCTGGTCACCGCGTTCGTTCCGGCTCGCACGCTCGAGCAGCAAGTGGGCACCCACGGGCCACCGCCGGTGGCCTACACGGCACAGGTGGGCCGACAGCTGATCGGCGCGCTGCGGGCGATCCACGCCGCCGGGGTGGTGCACCGTGACGTCAAGCCGGCCAACGTGCTGCTGCTGGACGACGCCCCGATCCTGATCGACTTCGGCATCGCGCATGTCGTGGACGAGTCCCGGATCACCTCTGTCGGGCTGGTCATGGGCACCCCCGGCTACCTGGCGCCGGAGGTGATCGACGGACAACCGATCACCCCGGCCACCGACTGGTGGGGCTGGGGCGCCACCCTGGCGTTCGCGGCCACCGGCCGGCCGCCGTTCGGTACCGGGCCGGCCTCGGTGGTGCTCGACCGGGTGCGCCGTGGCCAGGCCGATCTCGCCGGCATCGACGAGCGGTTGGCCCGCGTCCTCGTGATGGCCTTGAACGTCAATCCACTCTGGCGGGGTACGGCAGAGATGCTGCTGGCGGGACTGGCCGGCATCGACAGCTGGCGGCCGCCCCGTCGTCCGCT is from Kineosporiaceae bacterium and encodes:
- a CDS encoding glycoside hydrolase family 13 protein; this encodes MEHWLDEPHHDPSLGGADASTPRLGDAVPVRVWVPHAHRARQVVLRVLCDAEPLVTPARIDREDDTGTWWSAEVAVRNPVASYRFLLDGADGSYAWLNGSGRHGHDVTDAEDFRLVAETPGPSWAADSVVYQVFPDRFARSSASLADGPDAAARRPGLPEWAVPVGWDEPVAHHGPLTGRQFYGGDLWGLAEHLDHISSLGADVLSLTPFFQAGSTHRYDATTFDRVDPLLGGEAALRALIAAAHARGLRVLGDLTTNHTGSGHEWFTAAQADAGSVEAGFYRFTEHPHGYASWLTVPSLPKLDHASPELRRRLITDPDSVVARWLRPPVDLDGWRIDVANMTGRLGVDDRAHEVARAVRAAMAAVDADDGRQRWLLAEHGHDAGGDLAARGWHGTMNYSTFTRPLWSWLTVPGHGIGWLGMPLEVPSLSGRAMVATMRAFVSGMPWAALTRSVNSLDSHDTARFRTVVGGERTGAPTGSAAGRERHLVGLALQATLPGVPMVFAGDEFGLTGLTGEHSRTPMPWDRPDRTDAPTLDAYRFWLRLRRENVALRRGGLRWVRADDDSVTFLREHPDQRVLVHVDRGQGSASGRRSPRPVHLPRAGLGLVSGDRLQTLAGADAACEDEHTVTLPSASGGGVAAHVYQLSPQ
- a CDS encoding CBS domain-containing protein, coding for MRITDVLRGKGGDVATIGPDQTVQALLDALAEHRVGALVVSEDGSTVAGIVSERDVVRHLQARGASLLAQPVRSIMTSEVHTCAPDTYVRDLMVLMTERRVRHVPVVTDGRMTGIVSIGDVVKHRMGELQSERDHLTAYIQS